The genomic segment TCACCCCGCCCCCGGCAAGCAGCACGGTGAAACACTGCGGCCAATGATCGCGACTGGCATTCTCGTTGATTTTGGGGGTTCGACCAAATTCCCCCATCCACACGACGAGGGTGGATTCGAGCAACCCTCGCTCATCGAGGTCGGTCAGCAGCGTCGGCAGGGTTTGTTCCGTGATCGGCAAGTGGTATTGCTCGATGATCGGGTACATGCGGGTGTTGTTGAACCCGTGCGTGTCCCATCCGCCGGAACTGGTGCTTTGGCCCCCGATGTTGTTCGAAAAATAGACCGTCACCATCTTGGCGCCGCCTTCCACCAAGCGGCGGGCCAGTAAACAACCCTGGCCGTACGTGGTGCGGCCGTATCGATCCCGGGTCGCCTCGTTTTCTTCACTCAGATTCACAGTCATCCCACAGCCGAAGCGAGAAAATGAAGGGTAGAGTTGACGCTTGAATTCTGCCACGAGGCAGAAGTGAAAAAGAAAAGCATCAACCCAACCACGAGCAAGTTCACAGTTCTTCATCAGGTTTGCAATCATATCCCGTCGCACGCGGTCAGCGAGGCGGCTCGGGAACAGGGTTCGGAGGATCATTCGCGAACGTTCAGCCACTGGAGCCACTTGGTCAGCCTGATCCATGGCAAGCTTACGCATGCCTTCGGGTTGAATGACATTTGCGATACGCTGCAAGTGCAGAGTGGCCCCCTCTCGACCATCCGGGGCGCGACGCCCCCGAGCCGGAACACGCTCTCACACGCCAACCGGGTCCGGCCCGCCGCCATCGCCGAGACGGTGTTCTGGAAAACGCTTGAACACTTGAGACAGCGGTCCCCGCGATTTGGAAGGCGAACGTTCCCAGGCAAGCTTGGAAAGTTGAAGCGGTCAATACATCTGATGGATTCGACGGTGATTGAACTGGTGGCGCAGTGCATGCCCTGGGCGCAGCACCGCCGGCGGAAGGCGGCGGCCAAGTGTCATGTCCGGCTCAATTTCGAAACGCTGTTGCCGTCGTTTATCTTGGTGGATGCAGCCCGGGAACACGACAGCAAGAGGGCCAGAGAGCTCACGGCAGGCCTGAAATCAGGGGAGATTGTGGTGATGGACCGAGGTTACGTGGATCTGGATCACTTCAAGGACTTGGACGAGCGGGAGGTGGTTTGGGTGACGCGGATCAAGGAGGGGATGAAGTGCGAGGTGATGGAGGAACGGGAAATCAAGGCGGGATCCAAGGTGTTGGAGGACCACTGGGTGAAGCTGAGCAACGGGGAGATGGCGCGGAGGATCAAGGCGCTGGTGGTGGTGGACGGGACGGAAAGGGAAATGACCTTCCTAACGAATCAGATGGAATGGAGTGCGGCGACGGTAGTGGAGCTGTATCGATGCCGGTGG from the Verrucomicrobiota bacterium genome contains:
- a CDS encoding DUF1501 domain-containing protein, which encodes MILRTLFPSRLADRVRRDMIANLMKNCELARGWVDAFLFHFCLVAEFKRQLYPSFSRFGCGMTVNLSEENEATRDRYGRTTYGQGCLLARRLVEGGAKMVTVYFSNNIGGQSTSSGGWDTHGFNNTRMYPIIEQYHLPITEQTLPTLLTDLDERGLLESTLVVWMGEFGRTPKINENASRDHWPQCFTVLLAGGGVKRGFVYGESDKSGAYPAKDPVRLEDLAATFYDLLGIDPHTEVFNTVNRPVLIAEGRPLSAIYS
- a CDS encoding IS4 family transposase — its product is MTLEFCHEAEVKKKSINPTTSKFTVLHQVCNHIPSHAVSEAAREQGSEDHSRTFSHWSHLVSLIHGKLTHAFGLNDICDTLQVQSGPLSTIRGATPPSRNTLSHANRVRPAAIAETVFWKTLEHLRQRSPRFGRRTFPGKLGKLKRSIHLMDSTVIELVAQCMPWAQHRRRKAAAKCHVRLNFETLLPSFILVDAAREHDSKRARELTAGLKSGEIVVMDRGYVDLDHFKDLDEREVVWVTRIKEGMKCEVMEEREIKAGSKVLEDHWVKLSNGEMARRIKALVVVDGTEREMTFLTNQMEWSAATVVELYRCRW